From the genome of Ignavibacteriales bacterium, one region includes:
- a CDS encoding chloride channel protein: protein MNNESTPTPAESSSMQTVNSSHTYFNKRAFYISGLSVLLGVASGFVAKILISLIGIITNLAFYGKFSLSFTSPKDNHLGLFVIIVPIIGALIVGLMARYGSKGIRGHGIPEAMEQVLTNKSKISPRLTVLKPISAAISIGTGGPFGAEGPIIATGGALGSFIGQLFPVNADERKILLAAGAAGGMAATFGSPISAILLAIELLLFEFKPKSLLPVTLASGSATAVRFITEGVKPVFATAPFLLSPTEGSLIAYFILGIVIGFASVLVTKSVYAIEDMFEKLPIHWMWWPALGAIAVGVIGFFVPATLGVGYDNITNIINGNISGPILIALFIAKFFSWSISLGSGTSGGTLAPLFTIGGGLGAALTTFALFLFPNLGIDPRMAALVGMAALFTGASRAILTSIVFAFETTMQPAAILPLLACCSASYLVSILLMKQTIMTEKIARRGIRVPHEYEADHLNQMNVARFATKNVVSIYSEDILMKVREWLTKEEIRFHTFPVVDAESKLTGIVTKKGLLSIDQNEEEQIKNMIAKPLVVLLENDTIREAADLMAEHDLNSIPVVEDLDSMNLTGIISRSDILRARKQKIDETKDYERTIRFSNPWDTK, encoded by the coding sequence GTGAACAACGAAAGTACGCCCACGCCCGCCGAATCATCTTCAATGCAGACGGTAAATTCGAGTCATACTTATTTTAATAAGAGAGCGTTTTATATTTCCGGTTTATCTGTTCTTCTTGGAGTTGCTTCTGGTTTTGTCGCAAAAATATTAATCAGCTTAATCGGAATAATTACCAATCTGGCTTTCTATGGAAAATTCTCTCTCAGTTTTACCTCGCCAAAAGATAATCATCTTGGTCTCTTTGTAATAATCGTTCCAATCATTGGTGCGTTGATAGTTGGTCTAATGGCACGCTACGGCTCAAAAGGAATTCGCGGACATGGAATTCCTGAAGCGATGGAACAAGTCTTAACAAACAAAAGTAAGATTTCACCAAGGTTGACAGTTTTAAAACCAATCTCAGCAGCAATATCTATTGGAACAGGCGGACCATTCGGCGCTGAAGGACCAATCATAGCAACCGGAGGCGCACTGGGTTCATTCATAGGACAACTTTTTCCGGTAAATGCTGATGAAAGAAAAATTCTTCTTGCGGCGGGAGCGGCCGGTGGAATGGCTGCTACATTCGGCAGCCCTATCTCCGCAATTCTATTGGCAATTGAACTCCTTCTCTTTGAATTCAAACCCAAATCACTTTTGCCCGTTACACTTGCAAGCGGGAGTGCAACTGCCGTAAGATTTATTACAGAAGGAGTTAAACCCGTCTTTGCTACTGCACCATTTTTACTTTCACCTACAGAGGGTTCTCTTATAGCTTATTTTATTTTAGGAATTGTAATCGGCTTTGCGTCTGTTCTTGTTACAAAATCTGTCTATGCGATTGAAGATATGTTTGAAAAATTGCCGATTCATTGGATGTGGTGGCCGGCATTAGGTGCAATAGCAGTAGGAGTGATCGGTTTTTTTGTCCCGGCTACTCTTGGTGTTGGTTATGATAATATTACAAACATTATTAACGGAAATATTTCCGGACCGATATTAATCGCATTGTTCATAGCAAAATTTTTCTCATGGTCAATCTCATTGGGAAGCGGAACATCCGGCGGAACCTTAGCGCCTTTGTTTACAATAGGCGGAGGACTTGGTGCTGCTTTAACAACTTTTGCTTTATTCCTTTTCCCCAATCTTGGAATCGATCCGCGGATGGCTGCACTTGTTGGAATGGCGGCATTATTCACCGGAGCTTCCCGGGCAATTCTCACTTCAATTGTTTTTGCTTTTGAAACTACGATGCAGCCCGCTGCAATTTTACCTTTACTTGCCTGCTGCAGCGCATCGTATCTGGTTTCAATTCTGTTGATGAAACAAACCATAATGACAGAGAAAATTGCGAGGAGAGGAATCAGAGTGCCGCATGAATATGAAGCAGATCATTTAAACCAAATGAACGTCGCCAGGTTTGCAACAAAAAATGTTGTTTCAATTTATTCAGAAGATATTCTGATGAAAGTTAGAGAGTGGTTAACAAAAGAAGAGATAAGATTCCACACATTTCCTGTGGTTGATGCCGAATCCAAACTTACGGGAATTGTTACGAAGAAAGGTTTGCTTTCCATAGATCAGAATGAAGAGGAACAAATCAAAAATATGATTGCAAAACCGCTGGTTGTACTTCTTGAGAACGATACTATCAGAGAAGCGGCTGATCTAATGGCTGAGCACGATCTTAATTCAATTCCGGTAGTGGAGGATTTAGATTCTATGAATTTAACCGGAATAATTTCAAGGAGTGATATTTTAAGGGCACGAAAACAAAAGATTGACGAAACAAAAGATTACGAGAGAACAATTAGATTTTCTAATCCATGGGATACGAAATAA
- a CDS encoding DUF1460 domain-containing protein yields the protein MKKIFLLVFVLWFSSDSFTQTIYTQQDVDICNSKFQLAVDINLSSLPINQVIIEIGKSFLGTDYSAGSLEKGDEEKLVVHLTGLDCYTFLESSLVFARCIKEGKNSFDDYQNELTNIRYRKGKLDEYPSRLHYFSDWIYDMNKRGIGKDITKEIGGKPYDKKIYFMSTHIDAYRQLKNNPKFVDEIAKIEKEISSRKYYYVPQEEISKVEDKIQSGDIIGITTNVEGLDIAHTGIAIRMDDGRIHLMHAPNVGYKVQITEKPLADYIKGNKKQTGIMVLRPADL from the coding sequence ATGAAAAAAATATTTTTGCTTGTTTTTGTATTGTGGTTCTCGTCCGATAGTTTCACGCAAACAATTTACACTCAGCAAGATGTGGATATTTGTAATTCCAAGTTTCAGTTAGCAGTTGATATAAATCTCTCATCGCTTCCAATCAATCAAGTAATAATTGAAATCGGAAAAAGTTTTCTCGGAACAGATTATTCCGCTGGTTCACTCGAAAAAGGAGATGAAGAAAAACTTGTAGTTCATCTAACCGGATTAGATTGTTATACATTTCTTGAATCGTCTCTTGTCTTTGCCAGATGTATTAAGGAAGGCAAAAACAGTTTTGATGATTATCAGAATGAACTTACAAACATTCGTTACCGGAAAGGAAAACTGGATGAATATCCTTCGCGGCTTCATTACTTCTCCGATTGGATCTATGATATGAACAAACGGGGAATAGGTAAAGACATTACTAAAGAAATCGGTGGCAAACCTTACGATAAGAAAATTTATTTTATGAGCACACATATAGATGCTTACCGTCAATTAAAAAATAATCCGAAATTTGTGGATGAGATTGCGAAAATTGAAAAAGAAATTTCTTCACGGAAATATTATTACGTTCCTCAAGAAGAAATTTCGAAAGTTGAAGATAAAATTCAAAGCGGGGACATAATAGGAATCACGACAAATGTAGAAGGACTTGATATAGCCCATACAGGAATTGCAATTCGTATGGACGATGGAAGAATTCATCTGATGCACGCACCGAATGTTGGTTACAAAGTTCAGATCACAGAAAAACCGCTTGCCGACTATATTAAAGGAAATAAGAAACAAACTGGGATAATGGTTCTCCGTCCCGCCGATTTATAA
- the dnaB gene encoding replicative DNA helicase codes for MAKRIITRQSGKKDGDIEKLKAASKIPPSVPEVEMAVLGAMLIDNEAVPKAIEILKPDSFFDKRNRIIFESMSALYESNEPIDTVSVYEELKKAGKGDEAGGAAYLSKLTQDISSAANIDYHARVVLEKWILRQLIHSSFEIASAAYEGREDVFDLLDAAEAKIFQISEKGIKESFKSMDKAVKEALELIEAIHSKSIGTFAVPSGFFELDDLLGGFQKSDLIIVAARPSMGKTAFAMSAARNAAIDHGVPIAVFSLEMATIQLATRLISAEARINAHNVRTGKFKPEEGAKISRTVHKLSKAPIYIDDTPAISILELRAKARRLKNEKNIGLIIIDYLQLLSASYNMESREREISTISRSLKALAKELNIPVIALSQLNRQVESRTDKRPMLSDLRESGSIEQDADVVIFLYRPEVYGITQFSSGDMNGETTEGVAEVIIGKQRNGPIGDVKLRFIKDYARFENLDRFRQQLPAGAEQAAITSGAEDFPI; via the coding sequence ATGGCAAAACGAATTATTACCCGGCAAAGCGGGAAAAAAGACGGTGATATTGAAAAACTAAAAGCTGCTTCAAAAATTCCTCCATCTGTTCCTGAAGTTGAAATGGCTGTCCTTGGTGCAATGCTGATTGATAACGAAGCTGTTCCCAAAGCGATTGAAATTTTAAAACCGGATTCGTTCTTCGATAAACGAAATCGGATTATTTTTGAATCGATGTCCGCACTCTATGAATCGAATGAACCGATTGATACTGTTTCGGTTTATGAAGAGTTGAAAAAAGCAGGCAAAGGAGATGAAGCCGGCGGTGCCGCTTACCTTAGTAAACTTACTCAAGATATTTCTTCTGCAGCAAATATTGATTACCACGCTCGTGTGGTTCTTGAAAAATGGATTTTACGCCAGCTGATTCATTCATCATTTGAAATTGCAAGCGCTGCATATGAAGGAAGAGAAGATGTTTTTGATCTGTTAGATGCTGCCGAAGCAAAGATATTTCAAATTTCCGAAAAGGGAATTAAAGAATCGTTTAAATCAATGGATAAAGCCGTTAAAGAAGCGCTCGAATTGATTGAGGCAATCCATTCTAAAAGTATAGGTACGTTTGCGGTTCCTTCCGGATTTTTTGAATTGGATGATCTACTTGGCGGTTTCCAAAAATCTGATTTGATTATTGTTGCGGCACGTCCTTCTATGGGTAAGACTGCATTCGCTATGTCCGCCGCACGCAATGCCGCAATCGATCACGGTGTTCCAATCGCAGTCTTCAGTTTGGAAATGGCTACGATCCAACTTGCGACACGATTAATTTCTGCCGAAGCACGCATTAATGCACATAACGTTCGTACCGGAAAATTTAAACCGGAAGAAGGCGCAAAGATTAGCCGCACAGTTCACAAATTGAGCAAAGCGCCTATTTATATTGATGACACGCCCGCAATTTCAATTCTTGAACTTCGCGCTAAAGCAAGACGGTTAAAGAATGAAAAAAATATCGGTTTGATAATTATAGATTACTTGCAGCTATTAAGCGCTTCTTACAATATGGAAAGCCGGGAGCGTGAAATTTCTACAATATCCCGTTCATTAAAAGCTCTTGCAAAAGAATTGAACATTCCTGTAATCGCGCTCTCACAGTTAAACCGTCAAGTTGAATCACGAACAGATAAGAGACCAATGCTTTCGGATTTGCGCGAGTCCGGTTCAATCGAGCAGGATGCGGACGTTGTAATATTTTTATACCGTCCGGAAGTTTACGGCATTACACAATTCTCTAGCGGTGATATGAATGGTGAAACTACTGAAGGTGTTGCAGAAGTAATAATCGGCAAGCAAAGAAACGGTCCTATAGGCGATGTGAAATTACGCTTCATAAAAGATTATGCACGGTTCGAAAATCTAGACCGCTTCAGGCAGCAGTTACCAGCGGGAGCTGAACAGGCGGCAATCACATCGGGAGCCGAGGATTTTCCAATATGA
- a CDS encoding deoxyribonuclease IV, with amino-acid sequence MKHLMGAHTFVSGGPASAIEAAEKLGFTAIQIFTKNNNQYFARDLYEKEITDYKEKLSQSNIKVVVSHDSYLINLCAKDPESLMKSRTSYIKELERCEQLGIPQLNFHPGAHTGQGEEDGIKIIAESLNYAHAQTKGFKTKSMLEATAGQGTTLGYKFEQLREIIDLVDEKERMTVCIDTCHIFAAGYNIKDPKEYKKVIKEFDDIIGLDLLKCIHMNDSKKDLGSRVDRHDHIGKGFIGLEGFTNIMNDKKLEKVPKILETPKGKDQQEDLENIAVLQSLIRN; translated from the coding sequence ATGAAACATTTAATGGGAGCTCATACTTTTGTTTCCGGCGGTCCCGCATCTGCAATAGAAGCAGCGGAAAAACTAGGTTTTACCGCAATTCAGATCTTCACGAAAAATAATAATCAATATTTTGCACGCGATCTATATGAAAAAGAAATTACGGATTACAAAGAAAAATTAAGTCAGTCTAACATAAAAGTCGTCGTCTCTCATGATTCATATTTAATAAACCTCTGCGCGAAAGATCCAGAAAGTCTAATGAAATCTAGAACTTCTTATATAAAGGAATTGGAACGGTGCGAGCAGCTTGGAATTCCCCAGTTGAATTTTCATCCCGGTGCGCATACTGGACAGGGCGAGGAAGACGGAATAAAAATTATTGCCGAATCTCTTAATTATGCCCACGCACAAACAAAAGGATTCAAAACCAAAAGTATGCTTGAAGCTACCGCGGGTCAAGGTACAACACTCGGTTACAAATTTGAACAACTCAGAGAAATAATTGATCTTGTTGACGAGAAAGAAAGAATGACGGTCTGCATCGATACATGCCATATCTTTGCCGCCGGATATAATATTAAAGATCCAAAAGAATATAAGAAGGTAATAAAAGAGTTTGATGATATCATCGGCTTGGATTTGCTGAAGTGTATCCACATGAACGACAGCAAGAAGGATTTAGGAAGCAGAGTTGATCGGCATGATCATATCGGCAAAGGATTCATAGGATTGGAAGGTTTTACAAATATTATGAACGACAAAAAACTTGAGAAAGTACCAAAGATTTTAGAAACTCCAAAAGGAAAAGATCAACAAGAGGATTTGGAAAATATTGCTGTTCTTCAGAGTCTAATCCGGAACTAA
- a CDS encoding SLC13 family permease — translation MKLNSFHVKSLGFFLGIGLFIFVWFFVDFGSEFHNAKLVAAVASLMATWWIFEAVPLAVTSLVPLILFPTIGVLSSASTAEQYMNTTIFLFIGGFVIAVAMEKWNLHKRIALSVILFFGSSPSKIIFGFMVAAGFISMWISNTATCLMVLPIGLSIIYKVENEFGKENSSNFSKALMIAIAYSSTIGGIATLIGTPPNLIFLRMYKINFPNSPLMKFGEWMVFGVPLAVVMMIIAWIVLTKIVFKSDKKLVLDRKIIHEEKKKLGKMTYEEKAVMVVFALTSFLWIFRSDLELGSLKIPGWSNLFASSAFIEDSTVAVTMALLLFLIPCGSFGNKHKFLLDQDDIPKIPWDIVLLFGGGFAIAEGFVQSGLSKLIGQEFMMLKNISPLALVAIICTIVVFSSELTSNSAQTTIMLPLLASLSKEIGINPLMIMVPATFSVSLAFMLPVGTPPNAIVFSSQRLKVWDMVQAGFLLNVIGIIVIIIFTKIFFL, via the coding sequence TTGAAATTAAATTCCTTTCATGTCAAGAGTCTCGGTTTTTTTCTTGGAATCGGCTTATTCATCTTCGTATGGTTCTTTGTTGATTTCGGTTCGGAATTTCATAACGCAAAATTGGTTGCTGCTGTTGCCTCGTTGATGGCAACATGGTGGATTTTTGAAGCGGTCCCGCTTGCGGTTACATCGTTAGTCCCTTTAATTTTATTCCCTACTATTGGTGTTCTATCTTCCGCATCCACTGCGGAGCAGTACATGAATACTACAATTTTTCTTTTCATAGGCGGATTTGTAATAGCGGTGGCTATGGAGAAATGGAATCTTCACAAACGCATTGCACTAAGTGTTATTCTTTTTTTCGGCAGCAGTCCCTCAAAAATTATTTTTGGTTTTATGGTTGCCGCCGGGTTTATTTCTATGTGGATCTCAAATACTGCAACATGTTTGATGGTCCTACCGATTGGTCTTTCAATAATTTATAAAGTTGAAAATGAATTCGGTAAAGAGAATAGTTCAAATTTTTCAAAAGCTCTGATGATCGCAATAGCTTATTCAAGTACAATCGGCGGTATTGCAACGTTAATAGGAACCCCTCCGAATTTAATTTTTCTTAGAATGTACAAAATTAATTTTCCCAATAGTCCGTTGATGAAATTTGGCGAGTGGATGGTTTTCGGCGTTCCGCTTGCAGTTGTTATGATGATCATCGCCTGGATCGTTCTTACAAAAATTGTTTTCAAGTCTGATAAGAAACTTGTACTGGATAGAAAAATTATACATGAAGAAAAGAAAAAATTGGGAAAGATGACTTATGAAGAAAAAGCCGTTATGGTTGTTTTCGCATTAACCTCCTTTTTATGGATTTTCAGAAGCGATTTAGAATTGGGATCGTTGAAGATTCCGGGTTGGTCTAATTTGTTTGCTTCGTCTGCGTTTATTGAAGACAGCACGGTTGCTGTAACAATGGCATTACTCCTTTTTCTTATTCCATGCGGCTCATTTGGAAATAAACATAAATTCCTTTTAGATCAGGATGATATTCCAAAGATTCCATGGGATATTGTTCTCCTATTCGGCGGCGGATTTGCAATTGCCGAGGGCTTTGTTCAGAGCGGATTATCAAAACTAATCGGTCAAGAATTTATGATGCTAAAAAACATTTCTCCGTTAGCATTAGTAGCTATAATTTGTACTATTGTAGTATTCTCAAGCGAACTAACATCAAACTCTGCGCAGACTACTATAATGCTTCCGCTCCTTGCTTCATTGTCTAAAGAGATCGGTATTAATCCTCTTATGATTATGGTACCCGCCACATTTTCTGTCTCATTAGCGTTTATGCTGCCTGTAGGAACTCCGCCTAACGCTATTGTTTTCAGCAGTCAGAGACTTAAAGTTTGGGACATGGTCCAGGCCGGGTTCCTGTTAAATGTTATTGGTATTATAGTCATAATTATCTTCACTAAAATTTTCTTTTTATAG
- the bshB1 gene encoding bacillithiol biosynthesis deacetylase BshB1, with protein MILDVLVFAAHPDDAELSMGGTIAKLASTGLKVGIIDLSRGELGTRGSAEIRMKEAQNAAEILKISHRENLGFKDGSLKFNEEYLNKIISKIRKFQPKIIFAPYFNDRHPDHIGTSQLIKEAMFFTGLPKINTEENNRIQPTFRPQKLFYYMQTYEFKPTFIADISGFFDSKMKAVFAYETQFHNPESLEPETFISQPNFLKFIEARAKSFGFKIGKDYGEAFFCEEELEYDLIAALKY; from the coding sequence ATGATTCTTGATGTATTGGTTTTTGCTGCTCACCCGGATGACGCGGAACTTTCTATGGGTGGAACTATTGCAAAACTTGCAAGTACCGGATTAAAAGTTGGAATTATAGATCTAAGCCGAGGTGAACTTGGAACGCGCGGTTCGGCAGAAATAAGAATGAAGGAAGCGCAAAACGCCGCCGAAATTTTGAAGATATCTCATAGAGAAAATTTAGGATTTAAAGACGGCTCGCTTAAGTTTAACGAAGAATACTTAAATAAAATAATTTCTAAGATCCGCAAGTTTCAACCGAAGATAATTTTTGCGCCTTATTTCAACGACCGTCATCCCGATCATATCGGTACTTCGCAGCTTATAAAAGAGGCAATGTTTTTTACCGGGTTACCAAAAATAAATACTGAGGAAAACAATAGGATTCAGCCAACTTTTCGTCCTCAGAAACTTTTTTATTATATGCAGACTTACGAATTCAAGCCAACATTCATTGCTGATATCAGCGGTTTCTTCGATTCTAAAATGAAAGCCGTATTTGCTTATGAAACTCAGTTCCATAATCCGGAAAGTCTTGAACCGGAAACATTTATAAGTCAGCCAAACTTTTTAAAATTTATTGAAGCCCGCGCAAAATCTTTTGGATTTAAAATCGGCAAAGATTACGGAGAAGCATTTTTCTGTGAAGAAGAACTTGAATATGATTTAATTGCGGCACTCAAGTATTGA
- a CDS encoding SDR family oxidoreductase, with amino-acid sequence MKIFITGGSGLLGQYLNIDLGRNHDILTQYNSKIGNCGNNNNVKLAINNYTALEKIFSSFKPEIVIHTAAVSNPEKADKLSADEVYDINVNASADLARLCSQYGAKLIYLSTDLVYAGYRGSYLREDAKLIPISLYAETKLMGEVKIKETFDNYIILREALLIGFGLNHSKNNFHLMYENLADNKPVSLFVDQFRTPLALHDSARIIEELIKKNIHGEIINLGGTERLSRYELGEILCEEAGFDKNLLVKKTMEESGLTYKVADVSLNTDKLKSLGIIPQGIREAIREILSQCG; translated from the coding sequence ATGAAAATATTTATTACCGGCGGAAGCGGTTTGCTGGGACAATACCTTAATATTGACCTTGGCAGGAATCACGATATACTTACCCAGTATAACTCGAAGATCGGCAACTGCGGAAATAATAATAATGTAAAATTAGCAATCAATAATTACACGGCTTTGGAAAAGATATTCTCTTCTTTCAAACCGGAAATTGTAATTCACACAGCAGCAGTTTCCAATCCGGAAAAAGCAGATAAGCTTTCTGCCGATGAAGTTTATGACATAAATGTGAACGCGTCTGCCGATCTTGCCCGTCTCTGTTCGCAATATGGTGCGAAGTTGATTTATCTCTCGACCGATTTAGTCTATGCCGGTTATAGAGGTTCATATCTAAGAGAAGATGCAAAATTAATTCCTATTTCCTTATATGCCGAGACAAAATTGATGGGTGAAGTGAAAATCAAAGAGACTTTTGATAATTATATAATCTTACGAGAGGCTCTTCTAATAGGATTTGGATTGAATCATTCGAAAAATAATTTTCATCTGATGTATGAAAATCTTGCCGACAATAAACCGGTCAGTCTATTTGTTGATCAATTTCGCACTCCGCTTGCATTACACGATTCTGCCAGGATAATTGAAGAGTTGATTAAAAAAAATATTCATGGAGAAATTATTAATCTTGGCGGAACCGAAAGATTATCCAGATACGAATTGGGAGAAATTCTTTGCGAGGAAGCTGGCTTCGACAAAAATCTGCTTGTGAAAAAAACGATGGAAGAATCAGGACTTACTTACAAAGTTGCGGATGTTTCTTTGAATACCGATAAATTGAAATCGCTTGGAATCATTCCCCAAGGTATAAGAGAAGCAATACGGGAAATACTATCTCAGTGCGGTTAA
- a CDS encoding peptidylprolyl isomerase codes for MNTSKGIIEIELYPEHAPKTVNNFVFLAKEGFYDGILFHRVISDFMVQGGDPTGTGRGGPGYKFEDEFKNNPLKHERCVISMANAGPNTNGSQFFITHSPQPHLNGKHTVFGKVTNGQDVVDLIEQGDKMEKVTVIEE; via the coding sequence ATGAACACCAGCAAAGGTATCATTGAAATAGAACTTTATCCCGAGCATGCACCTAAGACAGTAAATAATTTTGTCTTCTTAGCAAAAGAAGGTTTTTACGATGGTATTTTATTTCACCGTGTTATTAGTGATTTCATGGTTCAAGGCGGCGATCCAACCGGTACAGGCCGCGGCGGACCGGGTTATAAATTTGAAGATGAATTTAAAAATAATCCTTTGAAACATGAACGCTGCGTAATTTCGATGGCTAATGCCGGACCTAATACCAATGGAAGCCAATTTTTCATTACACATTCGCCTCAACCACACTTAAATGGAAAACATACTGTATTCGGAAAAGTCACAAACGGTCAAGATGTTGTTGATCTGATTGAACAAGGTGACAAGATGGAAAAGGTAACTGTGATTGAAGAGTAA
- a CDS encoding DUF302 domain-containing protein, producing the protein MSYYNFKIVDTPFEDAIANVTTELQKEGFGILTEIDVKETLKKKLDVEFRKYKILGACNPPNAYKALQAEENIGVLLPCNVVVQQREDGKIQVSIVNPMESMQAVQNDKLADVAKEISEKLKRVLESL; encoded by the coding sequence ATGTCTTATTACAATTTTAAAATAGTTGATACTCCATTTGAAGATGCAATTGCAAATGTAACAACTGAACTTCAAAAAGAAGGATTCGGCATTCTTACGGAAATTGATGTGAAGGAAACTCTAAAGAAAAAACTAGATGTCGAATTCCGAAAATATAAAATTCTAGGCGCATGTAACCCGCCGAATGCTTACAAAGCATTGCAAGCAGAAGAAAATATCGGTGTTCTTCTTCCATGCAATGTTGTTGTTCAGCAAAGAGAAGATGGTAAGATTCAAGTGAGTATTGTGAATCCGATGGAATCAATGCAAGCTGTTCAGAATGATAAATTAGCTGATGTTGCTAAAGAGATTTCTGAAAAATTGAAAAGAGTTTTGGAAAGTTTGTAA
- the gatB gene encoding Asp-tRNA(Asn)/Glu-tRNA(Gln) amidotransferase subunit GatB produces the protein MNQKYEAVIGLEVHAQLLTDTKIFCGCSTKFDAPPNTNVCPVCLAHPGVLPVMNKKVVEFTVLMGLASDCVIKERSIFARKNYFYPDLPKGYQISQFEEPICEHGKIIIELKDGSKKEIGLTRIHMEEDAGKSIHDQGFDTLIDVNRCGTPLMEIVSEPDLRSAEEAYLYLTKLKQIVTYLEICDGNMEEGSLRCDANISVRLNGETKLGTKTEVKNMNSFRNVQKAIEFEIERQINILEDGGRIVQQTLLWNADQNKIIPMRSKEEAHDYRYFPDPDLMPVIVDQKWKADISKMMPELPERRRDRFIEQYSIPRYDADILTSSRDLADYYERILTVTDDYKSASNWVMTEVLKILNEQKLSAILFPVSAENLGKLIKMINQNIISGKIAKEIFSEMLKTNQDPTEIVKEKNLIQITDTSEIEKAIDKILSANPKQVEEFLSGKDKVLGFFVGQIMKETKGKANPAIVNELLNIKLTALR, from the coding sequence ATGAATCAAAAATACGAAGCTGTTATCGGTTTGGAAGTTCACGCTCAATTGCTGACAGATACAAAAATTTTCTGCGGCTGCTCAACAAAATTTGACGCGCCTCCGAATACAAATGTCTGCCCTGTTTGTTTAGCTCATCCCGGTGTTCTGCCCGTGATGAACAAAAAGGTTGTTGAGTTTACTGTGCTCATGGGACTTGCGAGCGATTGCGTTATAAAAGAGCGCTCAATATTCGCACGTAAAAATTATTTCTATCCCGATCTTCCAAAGGGATACCAAATTTCTCAATTTGAAGAGCCAATTTGCGAGCATGGTAAAATCATAATCGAATTAAAAGATGGTTCTAAAAAGGAAATCGGTTTAACCCGCATCCATATGGAAGAGGACGCCGGTAAATCAATTCATGATCAAGGATTTGATACATTGATTGATGTTAACCGGTGCGGAACACCGCTGATGGAAATTGTAAGCGAGCCAGATCTTCGTTCTGCCGAGGAGGCGTACCTCTACTTAACAAAGTTAAAGCAAATTGTAACTTATTTAGAAATTTGCGATGGCAACATGGAAGAAGGTTCTCTTCGATGCGATGCGAATATTTCTGTTCGTTTGAATGGAGAAACAAAACTCGGAACTAAAACTGAAGTGAAGAATATGAACTCATTCCGGAATGTCCAGAAAGCGATCGAGTTTGAGATAGAAAGACAGATAAACATTTTAGAAGACGGTGGAAGAATCGTTCAGCAGACTCTTTTATGGAACGCCGATCAAAATAAGATTATTCCGATGCGCAGTAAAGAAGAAGCGCATGACTACCGCTACTTCCCGGATCCCGATTTGATGCCCGTTATTGTTGATCAGAAATGGAAAGCTGATATTTCTAAAATGATGCCGGAACTACCGGAGAGACGAAGAGACCGTTTTATTGAACAATACTCAATTCCAAGATATGATGCGGATATTCTAACTTCCTCGCGGGATCTTGCCGATTACTACGAAAGAATATTAACTGTCACCGATGATTATAAATCTGCAAGCAACTGGGTGATGACCGAAGTCCTTAAAATTTTGAATGAACAAAAACTCTCGGCTATTCTATTCCCCGTTTCTGCGGAAAATCTTGGTAAGTTGATTAAGATGATCAATCAAAATATTATCAGCGGAAAGATCGCAAAAGAAATTTTTTCGGAGATGCTCAAAACCAATCAAGATCCGACTGAAATTGTTAAAGAGAAAAATCTAATTCAGATTACAGATACTTCGGAAATTGAAAAAGCAATTGATAAAATTCTTTCTGCGAATCCAAAGCAAGTGGAAGAATTTCTTAGCGGTAAAGATAAGGTACTTGGATTTTTTGTCGGGCAGATTATGAAAGAAACAAAGGGAAAAGCAAATCCAGCCATTGTGAATGAGTTGTTAAATATAAAATTAACCGCACTGAGATAG